In Aquincola tertiaricarbonis, the genomic stretch GCCGCTGATGTTCCTGACCAAGGCGCAGACCTGGGCGATGACGCAGGCGCTGGGCGGCGAGGCGCTGAATGCGCTGATCGTCGAGCACACCCACACCTGCTACCTGGGCGACCGCACGCAACGCCATGCCTGGGGCTATGGCTGCGGCCACTGCCCGGCCTGCGAGCTGCGCGCCCGCGGCCATGCCGAACACCTGGCGGAGGCTGCCGCTTGACCACCCGCGAGCTGACGCTGCTGGCCATCGGCGCCATCCTCATCTTCTGGATGGTGGGCGCCTACAACCGCATCGTCGCGCTGCGCAACAAGGTGGTGCAGGCCTGGGCCCAGGTGGACGAGCCGCTGCGCCGCCGCAAGGACCTGCTGGCCGCGCTGATGCCGGTGCTGGCCGAGGCCTGGCCGGCCGAGCAGGGCGCGGTGGAGGCGGTGACCGCCGCGCAGCTGCAGGTGACGCTGGCCGCCGATGCGATGCGGGCCAAACCGGTGCTGGCCACCGCGGCCGAGCGCCTGGTGCAGGCCGACCGCCACCTGGCCGCGGCGCTGGTGCGGGTGCGCGCGCTGGCCGACCAGGACACCGAGCTGAAGGCCAGAGACGACGTGCGCGGCTGGCTGGCCGAACTGCGCGAGGTGGAGCAGCGCCTGGCCTTCGGCCGCCAGCTGTTCAACGACGCGGTGCAGGCCTGCAACGAGGCCGCCCACCAGTGGCCCACGCGGCTGCTGGTCAAGCTCTACGGCTTCGAGGACACCGGGCCGCTTTGAGGGCCCGGCTGGTGGAAACCCGCCCGCCGGGCCGCCCCAAGGGCGGGTGCTCCCCCTCGGGGGGGCGCGAGCGCAGCGAGCTTGGGGGCCGACGTCAGCCGCGTTCGCCCATGATGGACGCGGTGGCCACCAGTTCCTCGAACAGCGCCATCGACGCCTGACCCGACACCGCGTACGGGTCCAGCGTGGCCGTCTCCGAGTACTTCAGCAGGATGGCCGGGTTCAGCCGCTGCAGGTTCACCTGGCCCATGGACCAGCCCGCGAAGCGGCGTTCGCGGATCTCGGCATAGTCCAGCAGCACCACGTCGGTGTGCCGCGGGTCGGACACGATCTTGTTGTAGAGCTGGTTCACCGCCATGCGGCCACCTTCCAGCACCTGCATGAAGATGCCGGAGGAAAAGCACAGCACCCCCGTGACGCCCTGGCGCGGATTGGCCGACTTGCATTGCCGCAGCAGCGACTGCAGCTCTTCCTGGTCGATCGAGGCGCTTGCGCGGCTCGCGTACATCAGTCGTACCAGCATGGTGTTCTCCGGGGCCGGGCTCAGTTGGCGTTCTTCTTCGACAGCAGCGACAGGAATTCGCGTCGCAGCGTCGAGTCCTTGAGGAAGGCACCGCGCATCACCGAGTTGGTCATCATGGACTCGTCGTCCTTGACGCCGCGCCAGTGCATGCAGAAGTGGTCGGCCTCCATCACGATGGCCAGGCCATCGGGCTTCACACGATCCTGCAGCTCGTCGGCCAGCATGGTCACCGCCTCTTCCTGGATCTGCGGCCGGCTCATGATCCAGTCGCAGATGCGGGCGTACTTGCTCAGGCCGATCAGGTTGGAGTGCTCGTTGGGCAGGATGCCGATCCACACCTTGCCCAGGATGGGGCACAGGTGGTGCGAGCAGGCGCTGCGCACCTTCACCGGGCCCACGATCATCAGCTCGTTCAAGCGCGAGAAGTTGGGGAACTCGGTCACCGCTGGAATCGGCACGTAGCGGCCGCGGAACACCTCGTCGATGAACATCTTGGCCACGCGGCGCGCGGTCTCGTTGGTGTTGTGGTCGCTCTCGGTGTCGATCACCAGCGACGACAGCACTTCCTGCATCTTGGCCGTCACCTCGGCCTTCAGCTCTTCCAGTTCACCCGGGCGCACATGGGCCGAGATGTTGTCGTTGGCGTGGTAGCGGCAGTCCGCGCCGATCAGGCGGTAGCGGATGCGTTCGGAGGCCGGCAGTCGTGCCAGGTCGTCCTCGTTCGGAAGGATCTTGGGGATGCTGCGTGACATGCTCATTCGGTGCTCCGGCCCTGCTCGGGTTCCAGGCATTGTCTGTTACAGCCCCGGTCGCTGGGTAGACTGCCCCGATGACCCCGCATGCCCTGCCGCTTTCCCGACTGCTTGACCACACGGCCGATGCCGTGATGGCCGTGCGCAGCGGCAAGTCCCTGACCGACGTGATCGCCCGCGTGCCGGCCGATGCCCGCGCCGGCACCCAGGCGCTGAGCTTCCATGCGCTGCGCTGGCTGGGCGGTGCGGCCAAGGTGCGCGAGGCGGTCGCGCCCAAGACGCCGCCGCCCAAGGTGGATGCGCTGCTGGTCAC encodes the following:
- the folE gene encoding GTP cyclohydrolase I, whose product is MSRSIPKILPNEDDLARLPASERIRYRLIGADCRYHANDNISAHVRPGELEELKAEVTAKMQEVLSSLVIDTESDHNTNETARRVAKMFIDEVFRGRYVPIPAVTEFPNFSRLNELMIVGPVKVRSACSHHLCPILGKVWIGILPNEHSNLIGLSKYARICDWIMSRPQIQEEAVTMLADELQDRVKPDGLAIVMEADHFCMHWRGVKDDESMMTNSVMRGAFLKDSTLRREFLSLLSKKNAN
- a CDS encoding LemA family protein, which gives rise to MTTRELTLLAIGAILIFWMVGAYNRIVALRNKVVQAWAQVDEPLRRRKDLLAALMPVLAEAWPAEQGAVEAVTAAQLQVTLAADAMRAKPVLATAAERLVQADRHLAAALVRVRALADQDTELKARDDVRGWLAELREVEQRLAFGRQLFNDAVQACNEAAHQWPTRLLVKLYGFEDTGPL
- a CDS encoding BLUF domain-containing protein — encoded protein: MLVRLMYASRASASIDQEELQSLLRQCKSANPRQGVTGVLCFSSGIFMQVLEGGRMAVNQLYNKIVSDPRHTDVVLLDYAEIRERRFAGWSMGQVNLQRLNPAILLKYSETATLDPYAVSGQASMALFEELVATASIMGERG